Below is a genomic region from Ancylomarina subtilis.
CGTATTGATTTTTTTTAGATTCACGAACGCAATATAAACATATAACTGTCTTGATGCCAGAGATTACGCACGAATTCGCCGCAAATGTAAGGATTTTTTCTCAATCTGCAAGAGTAAAAATTAAGCAAATAACAATAAAGCATAAAAAAAGTCCGAACACTAATTCGGACTATAGTATGATAGCAAGACGTTCTATTGCAGAACCTCTTTTTTAGAATTTGAAAAATATTTCATAAACTGAGCTCTTTCATACATTGCTGAATCCTCAACACTGCCATAACTCAATTTACCTCTAAATTCGTCAACTGTTTTATATTCCTTCTCTTGCATCCACTTGGTAATATCAGTGATGATATCAGACACTCTGTCAAAACCATTTTCGTAAATCGTAGAGCAAACCTGAACTGTTTGAGCACCTGCTAACAACTGCTTAATTGCCGCTTTACCATCGTGAATACCGGTAGATGCCGAAATGTCGATACCACGAATTTTATCGCTGATCATTCCAACAAAACGCAATGATTTACGGATATCAGCAGGAGAACTCAACACTTCAGCTGTAGTCATTTCCATCTTGTCGATATCAATATCCGGCTCGTAAAAGCGGTTGAACAAAACTAAAGCATCTGCACCATCTCCATTCAAACGGTTAGCAACAGCCATCATATTGGTAAAATAGATCCCCAATTTCATTGCAATCGGAATAGTCACCTGCTTTTTTACTGCTGAGAAAACATCGAAATACAACTTTTCATACGCCTCTGAAGATTTGTTTTTATCGTTGGGTACAATAAATACATTCAACTCGATAGCATCAGCACCAGCCTTCTCAATCTCTTTTGCAAAGGATGTCCAATCTTTGGCTGACACACAGTTGATACTAGCAATTACAGGAATCGAAACAGCCTTTTTGGCTTCACGAATCAGTTCCAGATAGTTCGAAATTGAATTCCCTTTCACATAATTAACAATATAATCTTCAGCCTCAGGATAGGCCGTATTTTTAGGATCTGAAGAAATTAAATGCGACGCTTCATTGGTGATTTGCTCTTCAAACAGAGATTTCAAAACAACAGCGCCAGCACCTTTTTCTTCCAATATTTTAATTTTACGAACAGAGTTGGTTAAACCAGAACTGCTAACTACAATGGGATTTTTTAAAGTCAATCCCATATAGGTGGTTTCAAGATTTATCATGCTAGTATTCTTTATTTTTTTTGATTGAAACAAATATAATTAATTCAAGGAATCAATTATCATTTAAACGGACTTAATCCTATATCAAACAAGAATTAAGATCCTTTAAGATTAACAGGTTTACACCACAAAACTTATCTGGCACCGAAAATTGAGCTTCCTACTCGTACCATCGTACTGCCCTCTTCAATGGCCAATTCGTAATCACCGGACATTCCCATGGATATTTCTTTAAAATCAGCCTTATCTTTGAAAAACTCCGTTTTTAGTATTTCAAAATTGGTTTTCAGTTGTTTAAATTCCGAACGCACCTGATCCTGGTCATCGGTAAACGTTGCCATCCCCATTACACCAACAATATTGATGCCCTCAAGATTTTTAAACTCCTCTGAATTCAACATTTCTCTGGCTTCATCTAAAGCATATCCAAATTTACTCTCCTCCATGGCGATATGAAATTGCAATAAACAATTGATAACACGATTGTGTTTCAGAGCCTGCTTATTGATCTCCTTTAGAAGTTTCAGACTATCTACAGCATGAATAAGATGAACAAATTCTGCAATATATTTAACCTTATTGGTCTGTAGATGTCCAATAAAATGCCATTCAATATCTTTAGGAAGATCTTCAAATTTTTGTTTTAACTCCTGAGGCTTATTCTCGCCAAAAATCCGGTATCCCCCTTCGTAAGCCTCTACAATATCCTCTTTCGGTTTAGTCTTTGATACCGCAATAAGCTTAACTCTTTCCGGGATGCTTTTTAAAACCTGCTCTATATTCTTTGAAATACTCATTTTATCATATTTAAAATCCTCCCCAAAATTACAATTTTAGAAAGGATATTGAAATTTAGCAACACAATAATTGGGATCGCTTTTATCTATATGCAGATCGAATTTATTTTTTCGTTTTCAAAAAACATCAAATACCCTAAATCTTTTCAAAAAAGCCTATTTGGTACCATCACTCAAAATAAAACCAACCCCATGCACATTTTCAATCTTAATGGCCGGATCCGGTTTTAGATGCTTTCGTAATTTCGTGATAAACACATCAAGGCTTCGACCCATAAAATAATCATTCTCACCCCAAACCTTCACCAGAATATCTTCACGCTTAACCAATGAATTTCGATTATTGCAAAGCATAATCAAAACATCAGCCTCTTTTTTGGTAATACGAGTCGTCTCGCCCTTGTAGGTGAGCTCAAGATTTGAATGGTCAAATTCAAACTTCCCAATTTTACATTTGCATTCTTCCTCAACAACAGGCTTAAACGAACGCTTAAGTACGGCATGAATTCGCCTAACCAATTCATCTTCATCAAAAGGTTTCGTAATGTAATCGTCACCACCTAAATCAAAACCATTCAACTTATCTTCCTTTAAGGATTTTGCAGTTAAAAAGATAATCGGAATATTGTCGTTCTTTTTTCGAATCTTACGCGCCAATGTAAAACCATCCATCAGAGGCATCATCACATCCAAAAGGCAGAGATCAAATGTATTAGACATAAAGGTCGATAAGCCCTCAACGCCGTCACGTGCCAGCGTTACAGTAAAACCTTCCATGCCAAGAAAATCTTTCATTAATGAGCCTAAGCTGGGATCGTCTTCTACCAGAAGGATATTGGGAATTTTTATCGTACTCATAAAATTTAGCTTAATGGTAATATAACAGTAAATGTACTACCAATATTCTTTTTACTCCAAACTTTAATGCATCCTTTATGCGCGTCAATAATCATTTTCGAATAGGATAAACCGATTCCAAATCCTTTTACATTATGAACATCACCAGTCTGCGCTCTGTAATAACGATCAAAAATATGCTTCTGTACCTCCCTTGTCATACCAATGCCTTTGTCACTGATTGAAACCAGAAGCTGGTCATTTTTATTTTCAGTACAAATTTTTATTTGCGGATGACCATCTGAATACTTGATAGCATTGTCTATCAAATTCTTGAACACATCCTGAAGCAGATCTTTATCCACATTCACACAATCATGATCGGCTTTCAAATCGTATTCGATTTGCCCTTGCTTTTCTTTCAATTGAATATCAAGACAAACAGCACATTCAGTAAGTAAATTGTGAATAGACACTTCATTGGTATTGAGCTTCAATTCGCCCCTTTCTATACAGGCCAATTTGAGCAATTGCTCGACCTGTGATCGTAATCGATTATTCTCAGTGTGTATAATATCAGAATAATGCGCTACATTTTCCGG
It encodes:
- a CDS encoding dihydroorotate dehydrogenase-like protein, producing MINLETTYMGLTLKNPIVVSSSGLTNSVRKIKILEEKGAGAVVLKSLFEEQITNEASHLISSDPKNTAYPEAEDYIVNYVKGNSISNYLELIREAKKAVSIPVIASINCVSAKDWTSFAKEIEKAGADAIELNVFIVPNDKNKSSEAYEKLYFDVFSAVKKQVTIPIAMKLGIYFTNMMAVANRLNGDGADALVLFNRFYEPDIDIDKMEMTTAEVLSSPADIRKSLRFVGMISDKIRGIDISASTGIHDGKAAIKQLLAGAQTVQVCSTIYENGFDRVSDIITDITKWMQEKEYKTVDEFRGKLSYGSVEDSAMYERAQFMKYFSNSKKEVLQ
- a CDS encoding YggS family pyridoxal phosphate-dependent enzyme, which translates into the protein MSISKNIEQVLKSIPERVKLIAVSKTKPKEDIVEAYEGGYRIFGENKPQELKQKFEDLPKDIEWHFIGHLQTNKVKYIAEFVHLIHAVDSLKLLKEINKQALKHNRVINCLLQFHIAMEESKFGYALDEAREMLNSEEFKNLEGINIVGVMGMATFTDDQDQVRSEFKQLKTNFEILKTEFFKDKADFKEISMGMSGDYELAIEEGSTMVRVGSSIFGAR
- a CDS encoding response regulator transcription factor, which codes for MSTIKIPNILLVEDDPSLGSLMKDFLGMEGFTVTLARDGVEGLSTFMSNTFDLCLLDVMMPLMDGFTLARKIRKKNDNIPIIFLTAKSLKEDKLNGFDLGGDDYITKPFDEDELVRRIHAVLKRSFKPVVEEECKCKIGKFEFDHSNLELTYKGETTRITKKEADVLIMLCNNRNSLVKREDILVKVWGENDYFMGRSLDVFITKLRKHLKPDPAIKIENVHGVGFILSDGTK